The DNA window CTCGCGCTCGGTGGGGGGCGCGGAGCGGATGGTCTCCAGCGACGCCAGCATCGAGTCGACCACCTCGTTGAAGCGCCGTCCCGTCTCGTCCGTGTCGACGATGATGCCCGACGGCAACCCCAGTCGTCCCACCCCCAGCGCCGTCTTGCCTGTGATGCGTGCGCTCCAGCCGGCTTCCTTGTCCTGGCCGGGGACCGTCGCCGCCAGGTCCTCGCGCTGGGGCAGGGCGTTGAGGAACTCCAGGTCGTCGTTGGAGAAGTCGCCGCCGCATGCGGCCAGGGCCAGACAGAGAAAGACAGGCACCAGGTATCGCATCGAACGCTCCTTCAAGGCTGATACGTGACGAGCGCGCCCAGCTCCCAGAAGCCCAGCGAGCGTTGCTCATCCACGGTGTAGAGCAGGTAGTGGAGTCGGGCACGTCCCGTCACGTGCAGGCGACGCAGGGGCTGCCAGCGCAAGCCCGTCTCCAACCCTGGGGAGAACATGGCGTACTTCTGGTCGGGATAGGCCGCATCCGCGAAGTCACGCCGCATCACGAGGTACGCCATGCGCACGCCGACGAAGGGCGCGATGCTTCCTCTCGGCCACTCGGACTTGAGCGTCGTGCCCAGGCTCATCACCGAGTACTTGTAGGCGGGCCCGCTCAACGTGGGCAGCGCGAGCAGCGCCTGCTTCCCACCCAGCGCCACGTCCACGCCCCAGACCCAGTCCCGGCGGAAGTAGTCGTGGAGCTGCGCCTCCGCGCCCAACAGTCCCACCGACAGGAACAGCGACTCGCGCGTGGGGGCATCGAAGAAGGACTGCACACCGCCGGAGAGGCCCACTGTCCACCAGGCACCTTCCACGGAGGCCACGCCCTTCACCGGGTCGTCGGAGAAGGGCGCATCCCTCAGCCGCGCCTCCTCCAGCACCACCTGTCGGCCGCGCGCTACCTCCACTTCGCCGATGCGCAGCCGGTCCGAGAGCCGTCGCTTCACGCGGTACGTCCCAGGAGCCAGCGCCACGCGGCGCTCCAGGTCGGGCGCCTTGTCCAGCTCCGCGACCACCATCCCCGCCGAGTCCACGAAGTAGTACGTACCCGACGGCGCAAGGCCCGGCACCACCAGGCCATCCCCCGCCGCGCGCAGGTCCGTCAGCACCAGGTCGCCGTTGCCCGCAAGGTCGTAGCTGAACGTCGGATGCTGCGCGCCGCCGCTGCTCGCCGCGGTGTCCGCCACCGTGCGGGCGTACGCATGCGAGTACGCCTCGAACAACGTCACCCGACCATCGCCGCTGCGGTCCGCGTCGCCGAGCAGCCCGCTGGCGAGGTGATGGGAGAAGTAGCTGCCACCGAGCGCATCCGATTCCTGCGAGTCCTCATCCGCCGAGCTCGACGTGAGAATGACGAGGCCGCGGGAGTCACGCTCCGCGCCGGATTCGATTTGGAAGGCTGGCGCCTTGCGAGCGCCCTTGGTGCGTGTCAGCGCGCCGGAGCGGCATGAGTCGAGAATCGCGATGCGGATGTCCGCGGACGTCTCCGACAGACGCTTCTTGAGGTCCTCGAAGCCCACGCGGGAGTTGCCGAGCCGCAGCGTGCCGTCCTTCGCGTGGCCCGAATAGTAGACGAGCAGCGCGGTGCGCTCGCCCCGGGCGCGGGCCTCCTTCGCGCGCGCTTCCAGGTCCGTCAGCGCGGCGAGGAAGTCCTTCGAGGACTCGTTGAGCAAGAGCTTCGCATCGCCGGGAGCCACGCCTCCCAGCCGCGCGAGCAGCCCGTGCATCTTCCTCGCATCATCCCGCGCGAAGCGCAGGGGCCGTGTGTCGTCGCCTCCTTCGTCATTGCCGACGATGAGCGCGAAGCGGCGCAGGCCCTCCGCCCTCGCGCCCGAGGCCATGAGCACCAGGATGGCGGCCACCGCGCGCCAGAACGAGAGCAGGGGAGGGCTCATGGCTTGAGCAGCATCCAGTGCGTCTGCTCGCCGGGCACCGGGAGCGACGTCATCCGCTCCACGTCGCCATCGGCAGAGGTGAAGGCGCGC is part of the Myxococcus landrumus genome and encodes:
- a CDS encoding caspase family protein, with the protein product MSPPLLSFWRAVAAILVLMASGARAEGLRRFALIVGNDEGGDDTRPLRFARDDARKMHGLLARLGGVAPGDAKLLLNESSKDFLAALTDLEARAKEARARGERTALLVYYSGHAKDGTLRLGNSRVGFEDLKKRLSETSADIRIAILDSCRSGALTRTKGARKAPAFQIESGAERDSRGLVILTSSSADEDSQESDALGGSYFSHHLASGLLGDADRSGDGRVTLFEAYSHAYARTVADTAASSGGAQHPTFSYDLAGNGDLVLTDLRAAGDGLVVPGLAPSGTYYFVDSAGMVVAELDKAPDLERRVALAPGTYRVKRRLSDRLRIGEVEVARGRQVVLEEARLRDAPFSDDPVKGVASVEGAWWTVGLSGGVQSFFDAPTRESLFLSVGLLGAEAQLHDYFRRDWVWGVDVALGGKQALLALPTLSGPAYKYSVMSLGTTLKSEWPRGSIAPFVGVRMAYLVMRRDFADAAYPDQKYAMFSPGLETGLRWQPLRRLHVTGRARLHYLLYTVDEQRSLGFWELGALVTYQP